A single region of the Pieris rapae chromosome 21, ilPieRapa1.1, whole genome shotgun sequence genome encodes:
- the LOC110995039 gene encoding protein drumstick encodes MFAVMQIDEDTRDFRRKLRPKCEFVCKYCQRRFTKSYNLMIHERTHKSPELSFSCEVCGKSFKRQDNLRQHRCSQCLWR; translated from the coding sequence ATGTTCGCCGTGATGCAAATCGACGAAGACACAAGGGACTTCAGGCGTAAACTGCGCCCAAAATGCGAGTTCGTCTGCAAGTATTGCCAACGTCGGTTCACCAAGTCCTATAACCTGATGATTCATGAGAGGACCCATAAAAGCCCGGAGCTGTCTTTCAGTTGCGAGGTTTGCGGGAAGAGTTTCAAAAGGCAGGACAATTTGCGTCAGCACAG